The Methanohalophilus portucalensis genome window below encodes:
- a CDS encoding uracil-DNA glycosylase produces MINSFEDLEEQINSCTACQLHESAIHKVIMKGGKNPKVLFIGEAPGKNEDASGIPFCGRAGKILDDMIEDMDIQQDDWAVINTVKCRPPDNRRPRKGELASCRSFFERQIEMLDPDVIILLGNTAEEAFLGNRQLQWGECREIYGKNVVKFYHPAALIYTKSRQPEQQEFIEKNSALW; encoded by the coding sequence ATGATTAATTCATTCGAAGATTTAGAGGAGCAAATAAATTCGTGTACTGCATGCCAACTCCATGAATCTGCAATCCACAAAGTAATAATGAAGGGTGGGAAAAATCCAAAAGTACTTTTCATAGGTGAAGCCCCCGGCAAGAATGAGGATGCAAGCGGAATACCTTTCTGTGGCAGGGCTGGCAAAATACTGGATGATATGATAGAAGATATGGATATTCAGCAGGATGATTGGGCGGTGATCAATACAGTCAAATGCAGACCTCCTGATAACCGCAGGCCCCGTAAAGGAGAACTTGCCTCATGCAGGTCTTTTTTTGAAAGGCAAATCGAAATGCTTGATCCTGATGTGATTATTCTGCTCGGAAATACTGCTGAGGAAGCTTTTTTGGGAAACAGGCAACTTCAATGGGGTGAATGCAGGGAAATATACGGGAAAAATGTGGTGAAATTTTATCATCCTGCAGCCCTCATCTATACTAAAAGTCGCCAGCCTGAACAGCAAGAGTTTATAGAAAAAAACAGTGCATTATGGTAA
- a CDS encoding 30S ribosomal protein S3ae, with protein MARKVQRKLDKWKNKTWYNIETPEFIGRTVIGTTTTDESEKLVGRTIETTVGDITNDFSKQNIKLRLAIDSVTGDTANTAFIGHEITTDYLRSIVKRQTSRIDNNLEVTTKDGRKLRIKPIAFTVKRARSSQIRAIREIMAKIVLERSAELDFEHIVEEIVTGKLAANIYRNAKTIYPIRRVEIRKTEVLPVKANASAAA; from the coding sequence TTGGCAAGAAAAGTACAGAGAAAACTGGATAAATGGAAGAACAAAACCTGGTATAACATTGAGACTCCTGAATTTATTGGCAGGACCGTTATTGGGACAACCACTACTGATGAGAGTGAGAAACTGGTTGGAAGGACGATCGAAACCACTGTAGGAGACATTACCAATGACTTCTCAAAGCAGAACATCAAACTACGTCTGGCTATCGACAGCGTAACCGGTGACACTGCAAATACTGCTTTCATTGGTCACGAGATCACTACAGATTACCTTCGTTCAATTGTAAAACGCCAGACATCCCGTATAGACAACAACCTTGAGGTAACAACCAAGGACGGACGTAAGCTTCGCATCAAGCCCATTGCATTTACTGTAAAGAGGGCAAGAAGCAGCCAGATAAGAGCAATCCGGGAAATTATGGCAAAAATCGTCCTTGAAAGATCTGCAGAACTTGACTTTGAACACATTGTCGAGGAAATCGTAACCGGTAAACTTGCAGCCAATATTTACAGGAATGCAAAAACCATCTATCCAATCAGAAGGGTAGAAATACGCAAGACCGAAGTTCTTCCTGTAAAGGCTAATGCTTCCGCAGCAGCCTGA
- a CDS encoding serine--tRNA ligase yields MDLEFRLKAAFKTSGDPAPAVDAIQEFLEGEAPKVLAKGAPEGEEAKIKSWNVKDNRIDIEIVSGRYVRSHDAIIRLRKPLAGKIGKEYHLGIRGIDVDEFVIKMASEKSVGELKIPHVSSMDYDGEYITINLDVGEAELENRVPDRILTLMEDKIREKVYGGKTEHWNLLWQSEKKAHPFEKDPTQEMLEKGWIKRGASRGQWIHGPQSTKLFRTFEKIVLEELLEPLGYGEMIFPKLVPWDVWKKSGHAKGVYPEIYYVCPPKTRDPEYWEEVADHYKVTKEVPTELIKEKIGDPIGGLCYAQCPPFWMYLQGETIPTESFPLKVFDRSGTSHRYESGGIHGMERVDEFHRIEIVWLGTKEQVVKASEELHERYMHIFNEILDLEWRKAWVTPWFMAQEGLAGVSDEQSAGTTDYEAPLPYRGDDGEWLEFQNVSVNGDKYPSGFNVKSQSGEELWSGCSGVGLERWTSAFLAQKGLDPENWPEEFRKRFGEMPEGIRFF; encoded by the coding sequence ATGGATCTGGAATTCAGATTAAAAGCTGCCTTCAAAACTAGCGGGGACCCCGCACCCGCCGTAGATGCTATTCAGGAGTTTCTTGAGGGAGAAGCCCCAAAGGTACTCGCCAAAGGAGCACCAGAAGGGGAAGAAGCAAAAATTAAGAGCTGGAATGTAAAGGATAACCGGATAGACATTGAGATAGTCTCCGGCCGTTATGTCCGATCCCATGATGCAATTATCAGGCTGCGCAAGCCTCTTGCTGGCAAAATAGGAAAGGAATACCATCTGGGCATCCGGGGTATTGATGTTGATGAGTTTGTCATAAAAATGGCTTCCGAAAAATCAGTCGGAGAGCTGAAGATACCACATGTCAGTTCAATGGATTATGATGGGGAATACATCACAATCAATCTGGATGTTGGAGAAGCAGAACTTGAAAACCGTGTTCCTGACAGAATACTTACCCTTATGGAAGACAAGATAAGGGAAAAGGTCTATGGCGGCAAGACTGAACACTGGAACCTTCTATGGCAGAGTGAAAAAAAGGCACACCCATTTGAGAAGGATCCTACTCAGGAAATGCTAGAAAAAGGGTGGATTAAAAGAGGAGCCAGCAGAGGACAATGGATCCACGGCCCACAGTCCACGAAATTATTCCGAACTTTTGAAAAGATCGTTCTTGAGGAACTTCTTGAACCCCTGGGATACGGGGAAATGATATTCCCGAAACTTGTACCGTGGGATGTATGGAAAAAATCCGGACATGCCAAAGGGGTCTATCCCGAAATCTACTATGTATGCCCCCCGAAGACCCGTGATCCGGAATACTGGGAAGAGGTTGCTGATCACTACAAGGTTACAAAAGAAGTGCCTACAGAACTAATCAAGGAGAAGATAGGCGATCCTATAGGCGGCCTGTGCTATGCCCAGTGTCCCCCCTTCTGGATGTATTTACAGGGTGAAACTATACCAACAGAATCCTTCCCCCTGAAAGTCTTTGACCGCTCCGGGACATCCCACAGGTACGAAAGTGGTGGCATCCACGGCATGGAACGTGTTGATGAGTTCCATCGTATCGAGATTGTCTGGCTGGGTACAAAGGAACAGGTAGTCAAAGCCTCAGAAGAGCTCCACGAACGCTATATGCATATCTTCAATGAAATCCTGGATCTTGAATGGAGAAAAGCCTGGGTCACACCATGGTTCATGGCACAGGAGGGGCTTGCAGGTGTATCGGATGAGCAAAGTGCCGGTACTACAGACTATGAGGCGCCCCTGCCGTACAGGGGAGATGACGGCGAATGGCTTGAGTTCCAGAACGTGAGTGTCAACGGGGATAAATATCCTTCCGGTTTTAATGTGAAAAGTCAGTCGGGAGAGGAACTCTGGTCCGGATGTTCGGGTGTTGGGCTGGAAAGGTGGACCTCGGCTTTCCTTGCACAGAAAGGCCTGGATCCGGAAAACTGGCCGGAAGAATTCCGTAAGCGTTTTGGAGAAATGCCTGAAGGAATAAGGTTCTTCTAA
- the hemC gene encoding hydroxymethylbilane synthase, giving the protein MIIGTRGSDLALAQAKTVGGLLDSRGFPTTRKIIKTSGDTFTDRPLHEVEGVGAFVRELDDRMFSGEIDIAVHSMKDLPTERPAELSIAAVIERDSPHDVLLTNDGSTLDELPDRAIVGTTSMRRRAQFLRYRPDLDVQDLRGNINTRLKKLESGMYDAIILAEAGLQRMGWDIECHRLDADGFCPSANQGTIAVVTLAGGEAELLCSQIDHAESRIATEVERLVIRDVEGGCIVPVGSFAEFVDNGNTIHIRAEILSLDGKRDIRLDEMIPVENYREHAKELGQKLVAMGGKELVKEAISQLSQKNN; this is encoded by the coding sequence TTGATAATTGGTACAAGGGGAAGTGACTTGGCTCTTGCACAGGCAAAGACCGTTGGGGGCCTCCTGGATAGCCGGGGTTTCCCCACTACCCGCAAGATCATAAAGACAAGCGGTGATACCTTCACTGACCGCCCCCTCCACGAGGTGGAGGGTGTTGGTGCCTTTGTGAGGGAACTGGATGACCGGATGTTTTCCGGGGAGATCGATATTGCAGTCCATTCGATGAAGGATCTACCCACTGAAAGACCCGCAGAACTTTCCATCGCAGCAGTGATCGAACGTGATTCCCCTCATGATGTACTTCTCACGAATGATGGTTCAACCCTTGACGAATTGCCCGACAGAGCGATTGTAGGGACAACATCCATGCGCAGGCGGGCACAGTTTTTGCGCTACCGTCCGGATCTGGATGTTCAGGATCTGCGTGGTAATATAAATACCCGTCTTAAAAAACTTGAATCCGGTATGTATGACGCAATTATACTGGCAGAAGCGGGTTTACAACGCATGGGATGGGACATCGAATGTCACCGGCTGGACGCCGATGGTTTCTGCCCCTCGGCCAATCAGGGAACCATTGCAGTGGTTACCCTGGCAGGCGGTGAAGCGGAATTACTCTGCTCCCAGATCGATCATGCCGAATCCCGCATCGCTACAGAGGTCGAGAGACTAGTTATCAGGGATGTGGAAGGCGGATGTATTGTACCGGTTGGTTCATTTGCAGAATTTGTGGACAACGGCAACACGATACATATACGTGCCGAGATATTATCCCTTGACGGAAAGAGGGACATCCGCCTGGATGAAATGATCCCGGTAGAGAATTATCGTGAGCATGCTAAAGAGCTGGGTCAAAAACTTGTTGCTATGGGCGGAAAAGAGCTGGTAAAAGAAGCCATCTCGCAGTTGTCCCAAAAAAATAATTGA
- a CDS encoding glutamate--tRNA ligase: MTLEDEDIKTIEKFALQNAVKYGQPPQVGAVMGRVMGQCPHLRPMAKDVTAEVQKVINQVAEGNPDVWQQRLEEVAPELIEELNTKKEPEKGLKPLDVAEGEKVVMRFAPNPNGPATLGSARGMVINSEYVKMYGGDFIIRFDDTDPQTKRPLIEAYEWYLDDCQWLGIEPYSVVKASDRITLYYEYARKLIEMGHAYVCFCEGADFKKYKDSCTSCPDRDRDPAKNLEYWHKMIEGDYEEKSAVLRIKTEIDHKDPALRDFGAFRIVKATHPRPEVGDKYVVWPLLDFEGAIEDHELGMTHIIRGKDLMDSEKRQKYIYDYLGWEYPKTTHWGRIKMHEFGKFSTSALRKSIEEGEYTGWDDPRLPTIRAIRRRGIKPEALRKFMVDMGVGETDVSISMDSLYSENRKLIDSKSKRFFFVPDPQKIEIIDGKHTVATPPLHPVENLGNRSIEVDNIVYISGEDAKELSSGSLLRLKDLYNIEIVSTQPLQAKHTGDSMDEVREKRPPIVQWVAEDNLEVEVLSPEGRFTGLGELQIANEIDKVVQFERFGFCRIDDVKEKRVVAYFTHK, from the coding sequence ATGACATTAGAGGATGAAGATATAAAAACGATTGAGAAATTTGCATTGCAAAATGCTGTAAAATACGGACAACCTCCCCAGGTTGGCGCTGTCATGGGTCGTGTAATGGGACAGTGTCCCCACCTGCGTCCCATGGCCAAAGACGTTACGGCAGAAGTACAGAAAGTTATAAACCAGGTCGCAGAAGGCAACCCGGATGTATGGCAGCAGAGACTTGAGGAGGTCGCACCTGAACTTATTGAAGAACTCAATACAAAGAAAGAACCTGAAAAAGGCCTCAAACCCCTTGATGTTGCAGAAGGGGAAAAGGTTGTTATGCGTTTTGCGCCCAATCCCAACGGGCCCGCTACCCTGGGTAGTGCAAGAGGTATGGTAATCAACTCCGAATATGTCAAAATGTATGGAGGGGATTTCATAATACGTTTTGACGATACCGACCCCCAGACCAAGCGCCCCCTAATTGAAGCCTATGAATGGTACCTGGATGACTGTCAGTGGCTGGGTATCGAGCCTTACAGTGTGGTAAAGGCCTCAGACAGAATAACCCTTTACTACGAATATGCCCGCAAACTTATCGAAATGGGACATGCTTATGTCTGCTTCTGTGAGGGGGCTGATTTCAAGAAGTATAAAGATTCATGTACCTCCTGTCCAGATCGTGACAGGGACCCTGCCAAGAATCTGGAATACTGGCACAAGATGATTGAGGGTGATTACGAAGAAAAATCTGCTGTATTGCGTATCAAGACAGAGATCGACCATAAGGACCCTGCACTAAGGGATTTTGGTGCTTTCAGGATTGTAAAAGCTACACACCCCCGCCCGGAAGTGGGTGATAAATACGTAGTATGGCCCCTTCTTGACTTTGAGGGAGCCATCGAGGACCATGAACTTGGCATGACCCATATTATTCGGGGCAAAGATTTGATGGACAGTGAGAAACGCCAGAAGTATATTTATGATTACCTGGGATGGGAATATCCCAAAACAACACACTGGGGCCGCATTAAAATGCATGAATTCGGAAAATTCAGCACCAGTGCACTGAGGAAATCTATAGAAGAAGGCGAATACACCGGCTGGGATGACCCACGGCTTCCAACAATCAGGGCAATCCGCAGGCGTGGAATCAAACCAGAGGCCCTGCGTAAATTTATGGTAGATATGGGTGTAGGGGAAACCGATGTCAGTATAAGCATGGATTCCCTTTATTCTGAAAACCGAAAACTTATTGACTCAAAGTCAAAGCGTTTCTTCTTTGTCCCCGACCCTCAAAAAATTGAGATTATAGACGGAAAACACACTGTTGCCACCCCACCTCTGCATCCCGTGGAAAATCTGGGAAACAGGAGTATAGAAGTGGATAATATTGTTTATATTAGTGGCGAGGATGCAAAAGAACTATCTTCCGGGTCTCTATTAAGACTCAAGGACCTGTATAACATTGAAATTGTATCAACCCAACCCCTCCAGGCAAAACATACTGGTGATTCAATGGATGAGGTCAGGGAAAAACGTCCACCTATCGTCCAGTGGGTAGCTGAGGACAATCTGGAAGTGGAAGTTCTGTCTCCTGAAGGTAGATTCACAGGATTGGGAGAATTACAAATTGCAAATGAGATAGATAAAGTTGTGCAGTTTGAGCGCTTTGGGTTCTGCAGGATAGATGATGTAAAAGAAAAGAGAGTAGTAGCCTATTTCACTCATAAGTGA
- the hemL gene encoding glutamate-1-semialdehyde 2,1-aminomutase → MVNLEKSKEMFEKAKEYLPGGVSSPVRAIKPHPFYTEKASGCRITDVDGNEYIDYCLGYGPNMLGHANPVVKQAISDQLEKGWLYGTPTESEFKLAERIAAAYPGIDMLRFVSTGTEATMSALRAARGYTGKNKFVKIEGGFHGAHDSVLVKAGSGASTLGKPDSLGVPQDFTKHTLQAPYNDIEAMTDLLESSDDIAAVIMEPVMGNVGPILPQEGYLEEIRKLTKEYDTLLIFDEVITGFRLAMGGAQEYYGVTPDLTTLGKIIGGGMPIGVFGGRKDIIEMIAPSGSVYQAGTFSGHPASVAAGHAVLDVLEKENAHEKLNTMGQNVRSRLSEMVTDKGLDYSVSGIGSMFKIFFGDMPANYQDVLKCDKEGYFNFFHKMLDQGIFIPPSQFETNFLSLAHTEDDLETTFEAYESCL, encoded by the coding sequence ATGGTCAATCTGGAAAAATCAAAAGAAATGTTTGAAAAGGCCAAGGAGTATCTCCCTGGTGGTGTTAGCAGTCCGGTACGAGCAATCAAACCCCATCCTTTCTACACCGAGAAAGCTTCCGGATGCCGTATTACAGATGTTGACGGTAATGAATACATCGATTACTGCCTCGGTTACGGCCCCAATATGCTGGGTCATGCAAATCCCGTGGTCAAGCAAGCAATAAGTGATCAACTTGAAAAGGGATGGCTCTATGGAACCCCCACAGAATCCGAATTCAAACTGGCCGAAAGGATTGCAGCCGCCTATCCAGGCATCGATATGCTTCGTTTTGTATCCACAGGTACCGAGGCCACAATGAGTGCCCTGCGTGCAGCACGTGGTTATACAGGAAAGAACAAATTTGTAAAAATCGAAGGCGGATTCCACGGTGCTCACGATTCAGTACTTGTCAAAGCTGGCTCAGGTGCTTCCACATTAGGTAAACCCGACTCTCTGGGTGTACCACAGGATTTCACCAAACATACTCTTCAGGCACCCTATAATGATATCGAAGCCATGACAGACCTGCTTGAATCAAGTGATGATATAGCAGCTGTCATCATGGAACCGGTAATGGGTAATGTCGGGCCGATATTGCCACAGGAAGGTTATCTGGAAGAGATAAGGAAACTTACAAAGGAATATGATACCCTGCTCATATTCGATGAAGTCATAACCGGCTTCAGACTTGCAATGGGCGGTGCACAGGAGTATTATGGTGTGACACCTGACCTGACAACGCTGGGCAAAATTATCGGCGGAGGAATGCCCATAGGGGTTTTCGGAGGCAGGAAAGATATCATCGAAATGATAGCACCTTCCGGTTCGGTATATCAGGCAGGGACTTTTAGCGGTCATCCGGCATCTGTTGCTGCAGGACATGCAGTGCTTGATGTGCTTGAGAAAGAAAATGCTCATGAGAAACTCAATACAATGGGTCAAAATGTACGCAGCAGACTTTCCGAGATGGTCACTGATAAAGGACTGGATTACAGTGTCTCAGGTATTGGTTCCATGTTCAAGATCTTCTTTGGGGATATGCCAGCAAATTATCAGGATGTACTCAAATGTGACAAAGAAGGCTATTTTAATTTCTTCCATAAAATGCTGGACCAGGGAATTTTTATACCCCCTTCCCAGTTTGAGACAAATTTCCTCTCTCTGGCACATACCGAAGATGATCTGGAAACGACCTTTGAAGCTTATGAATCCTGCCTTTAA
- a CDS encoding fumarylacetoacetate hydrolase family protein, giving the protein MIGKFKHGNEIFEGNVQGERVISPGGDVYDVNSLDILAPSSPSKIICVGLNYIDHAKELDMDIPDEPIIFMKPPSSVTGHGANIIYPSCSNRVDYEAELAVVIGQQCHGIHAEKAQSFIEGYTCFNDVTARDLQQKDGQWTRAKGFDTFSPIGPFITPVEEFNASAANIKCSVNGMTRQNSSTSRLIFDVDFLIEFISSVMTLEKGDVIATGTPPGVGELNSGDSVDVTIEGIGTLSNEVS; this is encoded by the coding sequence ATGATCGGAAAATTCAAACACGGTAATGAGATATTTGAGGGTAATGTACAGGGTGAAAGAGTAATATCTCCCGGAGGAGATGTTTATGATGTTAATTCACTTGATATACTTGCGCCTTCAAGTCCTTCCAAAATTATCTGTGTGGGGTTAAATTATATTGATCACGCCAAAGAACTGGACATGGACATCCCGGATGAACCAATAATTTTCATGAAACCCCCATCTTCTGTAACCGGCCATGGTGCAAATATTATCTATCCTTCCTGCAGTAATCGTGTTGATTATGAAGCAGAACTTGCTGTTGTCATAGGACAGCAATGCCACGGTATTCATGCTGAAAAAGCACAAAGTTTCATCGAAGGATACACATGTTTTAATGATGTAACAGCCCGTGATCTTCAGCAAAAGGACGGGCAGTGGACCAGGGCAAAAGGTTTTGATACTTTTTCCCCGATTGGCCCATTCATAACTCCTGTGGAAGAATTCAATGCTTCTGCAGCAAACATTAAGTGCAGTGTTAATGGCATGACCAGACAGAATTCATCAACTTCCAGATTGATATTCGATGTTGATTTTCTGATAGAATTCATATCCTCCGTAATGACCCTTGAAAAGGGAGACGTAATTGCCACTGGTACCCCTCCGGGTGTAGGTGAACTTAATTCCGGTGATTCCGTAGACGTAACCATTGAGGGTATAGGCACATTATCCAATGAGGTATCATAA
- a CDS encoding DHH family phosphoesterase — MEKLRPIAKRASEKISEYSRVRLISHNDADGITAAAVMCHALLREDIVFHASIVSRLDENVVETVNNSTDDGDLVLFCDMGSGQPELIEKVKNDTLIIDHHAPVGDTTAHIMVNPHLADIDGAYYMCASTTAYVVATELNPENKELAGLAIAGAIGDKQLFDRENGLILKEGIEHGSVSIRKGLKIGDGDLAEVLERTPEPYLDITGEKEKIANFLNILGISGPIEELDENQMKKLTSAVALKLTKTASPEAIDASIGEVCILNHETIPNVYDMVTLLNCCGKLERGGLALTACLRDEKAAEEGWKIAEQYQQVLMGQIKKAEKKIQKRQHLRYIQGEDMEATGMIAGVVIRYIHPDLPFIALNKVDDVVKISGRGTRKLVDNGLDLAVALREAASGVGGSGGGHNIASGAAIPPGSEDEFLKALDSIIAKQMGNNADEN, encoded by the coding sequence TTGGAAAAATTGCGACCCATTGCAAAACGGGCATCTGAAAAAATCAGTGAATACTCACGTGTAAGGCTCATATCCCATAATGATGCAGACGGGATTACCGCAGCAGCTGTAATGTGCCATGCCCTGCTGAGGGAAGATATAGTTTTCCATGCAAGCATTGTAAGCCGGCTAGATGAAAATGTTGTGGAAACAGTTAACAATAGCACTGATGATGGTGATCTCGTACTTTTCTGTGACATGGGAAGCGGCCAGCCTGAATTGATTGAAAAAGTCAAAAATGACACCCTTATAATAGACCACCACGCACCCGTGGGTGACACAACGGCACACATAATGGTAAACCCTCATCTTGCAGACATAGATGGTGCTTACTATATGTGCGCCTCAACCACTGCTTATGTTGTCGCAACAGAACTTAATCCCGAAAATAAAGAGCTTGCAGGGCTTGCAATTGCAGGTGCCATAGGGGATAAGCAACTTTTTGACAGGGAGAATGGCCTGATCCTGAAAGAAGGAATTGAACATGGCTCTGTTTCCATAAGAAAAGGATTAAAGATCGGAGATGGTGATCTGGCAGAAGTGCTGGAAAGAACACCTGAACCCTACCTTGATATAACAGGTGAAAAAGAAAAGATCGCAAACTTCCTTAATATTCTGGGTATCAGCGGCCCAATCGAGGAACTTGATGAAAACCAGATGAAAAAACTTACTTCTGCCGTGGCACTTAAACTGACAAAAACAGCCAGTCCTGAAGCGATTGATGCCAGTATCGGTGAAGTCTGCATTCTCAATCATGAGACTATACCAAATGTCTACGATATGGTTACCCTGCTCAATTGCTGTGGCAAACTTGAACGTGGGGGTCTTGCCCTTACTGCCTGTCTGAGAGATGAAAAGGCTGCAGAAGAAGGCTGGAAGATTGCGGAACAATACCAGCAAGTTTTGATGGGACAAATCAAAAAGGCAGAAAAGAAGATTCAAAAACGGCAGCATCTCAGGTATATTCAGGGAGAAGACATGGAAGCCACCGGTATGATCGCAGGTGTTGTCATCAGGTACATTCACCCAGATCTGCCCTTCATTGCCCTGAACAAAGTTGATGATGTTGTTAAAATTTCAGGAAGAGGAACCCGCAAACTTGTAGACAACGGACTGGATCTTGCAGTTGCCTTAAGAGAGGCAGCCTCCGGAGTAGGAGGTAGCGGAGGGGGACATAACATAGCATCCGGTGCGGCCATTCCTCCGGGAAGTGAAGATGAATTCCTGAAAGCCCTGGATTCCATTATCGCAAAACAGATGGGAAACAATGCAGATGAAAATTAA
- a CDS encoding KEOPS complex subunit Pcc1 has product MQMKIKSTLKLPVGQRGKTIIESLKPDNLANMESKTLSDENSITLRTEKLSSLISVTDDLLMNAKIAEDLDFSGAKND; this is encoded by the coding sequence ATGCAGATGAAAATTAAAAGCACTCTTAAACTGCCTGTAGGTCAAAGGGGCAAAACAATTATTGAGTCATTAAAGCCGGACAATCTTGCGAACATGGAAAGTAAAACCCTCTCCGATGAAAATTCCATAACTTTGAGGACAGAAAAACTTTCCTCTCTGATATCTGTTACGGACGATCTCCTTATGAATGCTAAAATTGCCGAAGACCTGGATTTCAGTGGAGCAAAAAATGATTAA
- a CDS encoding dihydroorotate dehydrogenase electron transfer subunit, which produces MRPIHSKITEIIEESPNVRTFFFDTQFEAAIPGQFVMVWVHGTDEVPMTLSGKNSITVQKVGDATSRMFELGIGDHMGLRGPFGRGFTIPGNGENVLFIAGGVGAAPIAPLADIVKARGIEGRTILGSRCCDELLFRERFDCGRVDITTDDGSEGRGGFVTDQLAEMDTSDYDRIYVCGPEIMMYKVFEILKARNVHVKTEFSLHRYFKCGIGVCGACSMDPEGLCVCRDGPVFNGGELEGSEFGHYERDSSGRKCHF; this is translated from the coding sequence ATGCGTCCCATTCATTCAAAAATCACCGAAATCATCGAAGAATCACCCAATGTGCGTACTTTTTTCTTTGACACACAATTTGAAGCAGCCATTCCCGGCCAGTTCGTAATGGTCTGGGTACATGGCACCGATGAGGTCCCTATGACCCTATCCGGCAAGAATTCCATTACTGTCCAGAAAGTAGGGGATGCAACATCCCGTATGTTCGAACTTGGAATAGGTGACCATATGGGACTCAGGGGGCCTTTTGGCAGAGGTTTCACCATTCCCGGAAATGGTGAAAACGTACTTTTCATTGCAGGAGGAGTAGGAGCCGCACCGATTGCACCCCTTGCAGATATTGTAAAGGCAAGAGGAATTGAAGGCCGCACAATTCTGGGTTCCAGATGCTGTGATGAACTTTTGTTCAGGGAACGCTTTGACTGTGGCAGGGTGGATATTACCACTGATGACGGTTCCGAAGGAAGGGGCGGTTTTGTGACCGACCAGCTGGCAGAAATGGACACCTCTGATTATGACAGGATATATGTGTGCGGCCCGGAGATTATGATGTATAAGGTCTTTGAAATTTTGAAAGCACGCAATGTTCACGTAAAGACAGAGTTCAGCCTGCACCGGTATTTCAAATGCGGTATAGGAGTTTGCGGAGCCTGCAGTATGGATCCTGAAGGGCTGTGTGTCTGCAGGGACGGTCCTGTATTCAATGGCGGTGAACTTGAAGGATCTGAATTCGGACATTATGAACGTGATTCTTCAGGTCGCAAGTGCCATTTTTAA
- a CDS encoding dihydroorotate dehydrogenase, with product MKIAGIELKNPTILASGIMGTTGAALVRMSRNGAGAVVTKSIGPVPKKGHNNPSMVELECGYINAMGLPNPSYTGFCEEIGIAKSKTDAPLIASIFGGNATEFTEVAKGLLSSKPDCFELNVSCPHAEGYGASVGTEPDLVHEITASVVDAVDVPVWVKLTPNVTDITSIGRAAESAGASAVVAINTVRGMAIDIHSGYPILGNRFGGLSGPAVKPVAVKCVYDLYEALDVPVIGVGGITCPEDAIEMMLAGASAVEIGSAVHDDTQIFEKVNKGIDTYLQKYGYSYTEDITGLSHEMI from the coding sequence ATGAAGATAGCAGGCATAGAACTCAAAAATCCTACAATCCTGGCTTCAGGCATAATGGGAACCACAGGAGCAGCCCTTGTAAGAATGAGCCGCAACGGTGCTGGTGCAGTGGTAACCAAGTCAATTGGCCCGGTTCCCAAAAAAGGCCATAATAACCCTTCAATGGTGGAGCTGGAATGCGGATACATTAACGCGATGGGATTGCCCAATCCTTCCTATACGGGTTTCTGTGAGGAAATCGGAATTGCGAAAAGCAAAACGGATGCACCGTTAATTGCCAGCATATTCGGCGGGAACGCTACAGAATTTACTGAAGTTGCGAAAGGGTTGCTTTCATCAAAGCCTGATTGCTTTGAACTTAATGTCAGCTGCCCTCATGCTGAAGGTTATGGGGCCTCGGTGGGAACTGAGCCTGATCTTGTACATGAAATCACGGCCTCGGTGGTTGATGCTGTGGATGTACCCGTATGGGTGAAACTCACACCCAATGTCACGGATATTACTTCCATTGGTAGGGCAGCCGAATCTGCAGGTGCATCGGCAGTCGTTGCTATCAATACAGTGCGGGGCATGGCCATTGATATCCATTCCGGGTATCCGATACTTGGCAACCGTTTTGGAGGACTATCCGGTCCTGCAGTAAAGCCGGTGGCTGTAAAATGTGTTTATGACCTGTATGAAGCACTTGATGTACCCGTGATCGGTGTGGGAGGTATTACGTGCCCGGAAGACGCAATTGAAATGATGCTGGCTGGCGCAAGTGCTGTTGAGATCGGATCTGCTGTACATGACGATACACAAATCTTTGAAAAAGTAAACAAAGGTATTGATACATATCTGCAAAAGTACGGTTATTCATACACAGAAGACATAACAGGCCTATCACACGAGATGATCTGA